The following are encoded in a window of Glandiceps talaboti chromosome 5, keGlaTala1.1, whole genome shotgun sequence genomic DNA:
- the LOC144435540 gene encoding protein sidekick-2-like, producing MASPSTIVNETLFFCTFVVLFMLALESSVTAALTAPTIVQHPQDNTPAEGNSEILSCSAYGSAPLEYRWKKDDIFITSYSTNGFHPISSVQKSDSGSYQCIVRNEVGSVISKPAQIQVAYIENFQGSATQEIVQQGQAIQLSCPPIESVPEPLITWKKNGLVVSGITNQIKTLDNRLVILSASNSDVGQYSCQALNPKTAQFKDSPAITLRVEGNVPSSVAPSIIVTPQHTSVKRDDPVVKLQCIANAKPLTSMTITWRHNGQLKSGNTPEYAILNPTTAEEGVYECEVRLIGYSYGPVKATANITMHTSPQFIITPSAVVLGEVGFVSEIQCQAVGVPAPTYTWYKDAIKVSTIAEDRYRVLNTGSIQISNVKTEDEGMFQCLASNDVGHQIAHTWFQVQSMPPSITQPPNNTFVIDSLPARMICRTTGAPQPDIVWKRGETIIASENNRINDRFALSDNGDLLITPAIQEDTGLYTCMAINPIGTANASATLTVQIRTRISVYPQDTSVIKARTATFKCEVVHDANVAVRIVWYKNGVEIELEGTRRISMLPDGSLKITGARSDDIGNYTCNVTSSGGNDDRTARLEVIELPYAPGYVQARLSETQARTIDVVWSPSYNGNQPLIRFIVQMKENNKDWQVVLSNVGPVSPSVSIPNLTPAWTYAFKVCAVNGVGEGPYSLPSSNVTLPEEPPDAAPQGVVASPRSKSSIMMQWQPPPEEKLNGVLLGYRIQFKLTGYTMAFYDEHDITNPDQLSYELAELITWSSYTIRIAAYNSEGPGVYSAEIEVRTAEGVPTQAPRSFSSHAVNSTSVKYIWTPPEAQFIFGVNQGYKMMAWEDSNPDFKFAVTIAPNPLEPIQEGYVTGLKKYTRYFTSVLCYTRAGDGPDSDPNPVVTFQDIPGPVGDLSFSEIYDSSLKVSWSPPEEKNGILESYFVGVQEYNNSATFRDNEVAPDKVSYTVTGLTALTTYEIMVWAKTQYGPGPKVTSTISSGVPPELPTKPINLAVSNVQAYSVMLQYTPGYDGKTSINTWKVEAQINGATQWENIYNHHDPDAYAFEIPQLKPFSKYRFRLTAINVVGASYPSEPSREIETQQDVPATPPESVIVRAASETSLTVRWIPLATDQWNGRPLGYRVAWRHTSSVHKRAANSFQYADIDDHIGGTYTIEDLGEWTEYEVKVRAYNEKGNGPYSEVTKEKTRDSVPSAGPANVTAEALDSTTIHVTWDDVPLSDQNGKLLGYKVLYCESLSDICESIDLNDNSSRSADLTELRKYVQYDIQILAYTRIGNGELSKPPVRVRTEGDVPGPVTGILFPTVTYTSLTVLWEEPTEPNGVITGYRVTYRKNTETRILASEDLSATEYNLHVSGLAPDTYYLFTITALSGLGWGEPTQALVLTVTTRNTPQAPTDLLVPQVDVNSRNVTLIWVWKVENNGNSPIRRYTVQYKQFGQSWVTHSSNVPVTATSYLIDKLRPYMVYQFRIRAHNDVGASPYSLPTPSVTTLQDYPDEAPTITQVIPYTASSVHVYWQPPPQDNLNGIFRGYKIQYRQLTDSSYMEHVIENQGTGQFELKDLTMFAWYEIVMRIVNRIGDGPASPPETIYAGEAVPTAPPRSVSASVQGPTQIKVMWEQPSEESQNGGLQGYKIYYWVFGDNNGLEKMQSVTKAETKEVMLDRLDSYTTYEMQVLCFNAAGDGPRSTPPLRARTDQTVPGAPGALVFTKITMNAVNVTWTIPQRPNGELLGYQVIYQPLEPIEGTSKIITVDIDGGKRTYLWATELAERKWYIFSVSAKTKEGYGPERRGNVTTGPQPGAPSAPRSLRMRSTDSAVIISWTVPNDTGASPLIGYVIEGYPTPNDGREGMETWEEVAGGISPQATTYTISYRNLRANHRYRFRVMAVNSHSYSLPSAESPVSDSIKYYSPIYEEHWFLIVIAAVGLLVILMLVILLCVLGRNRRYRGKRRKGNNLHGEVNATVEHDDGGFGTFELNARRSMKKDSTYAKPPRPSPASIAYSDEEPTKYDDQDSSSLTEKPSSLGDSTESDASESEAESDVKDPHSFVNHYANDPMRQSWKRQRPTKAYSYTDSEPDVYSNGAVTISNGMLHMQAGSRAPLPGFSSFV from the exons cTTTGACAGCCCCTACAATAGTACAGCACCCACAAGATAATACACCCGCAGAAGGAAACTCAGAAATATTGAGCTGCAGCGCTTATGGCTCAGCACCCTTGGAGTACAGATGGaaaaaagatgacatttttattacatCGTACTCTACAAACGGATTCCATCCAATTTCTTCAGTTCAAAAGTCAGATTCTGGAAGCTACCAATGCATTGTCAGGAATGAGGTCGGATCTGTCATCAGCAAACCAGCACAAATACAAGTAGCAT ACATTGAAAACTTTCAGGGGAGTGCAACACAAGAAATAGTTCAGCAAGGCCAGGCAATACAATTGTCATGTCCTCCAATAG AGAGTGTTCCAGAACCTCTGATCACATGGAAAAAGAATGGTCTCGTTGTCAGTGGaattacaaatcaaatcaagacACTAGACAATAGATTGGTTATTTTATCTGCCTCAAATTCAGATGTTGGACAGTATTCATGTCAGGCACTTAATCCAAAGACAGCACAATTCAAAGACAGTCCAGCAATTACATTGAGAGTTGAAG GGAATGTGCCAAGCAGTGTAGCTCCAAGTATAATTGTAACACCTCAGCATACTTCTGTCAAACGTGATGACCCTGTTGTCAAACTTCAATGTATAGCAAATGccaa ACCTTTGACCTCCATGACAATCACATGGCGACATAACGGACAGTTAAAGAGTGGTAATACTCCAGAGTATGCGATTCTTAATCCTACAACAGCAGAAGAAGGTGTTTATGAATGTGAAGTTCGATTGATAGGGTATTCTTATGGCCCAGTGAAAGCCACAGCCAACATTACTATGCATA CATCGCCACAGTTCATCATCACACCATCGGCAGTGGTTTTAGGTGAAGTTGGCTTTGTCAGTGAAATCCAATGTCAAGCTGTTGGCGTGCCTGCTCCTACCTATACTTGGTACAAAGATGCCATCAAAGTTTCTACAATAGCAGAAGATAGATACAGA GTACTTAATACTGGCAGTATACAAATCAGTAATGTGAAGACGGAAGACGAGGGGATGTTTCAGTGTCTTGCATCCAATGATGTTGGTCATCAAATAGCACATACATGGTTTCAAGTACAAA GTATGCCACCCTCAATAACACAGCCACCAAATAATACATTTGTGATAGACAGCTTGCCTGCTAGGATGATATGCCGTACAACAGGGGCTCCACAACCAGATATAGTGTGGAAAAGAG GAGAGACAATTATTGCGAGTGAGAACAATAGAATAAACGACCGCTTTGCACTGTCAGACAATGGAGACTTACTGATAACACCAGCTATACAAGAAGATACTGGCTTATATACCTGCATGGCTATCAACCCTATTGGTACTGCCAATGCTAGTGCTACGTTAACTGTACAAA TTCGCACCAGGATATCAGTCTATCCACAGGACACCAGTGTCATCAAAGCTAGAACAGCCACCTTTAAATGTGAGGTAGTCCACGATGCCAATGTAGCAGTAAGGATTGTATGGTATAAGAATGGTGTTGAGATTGAACTGGAGGGTACAAGGAGAATCTCAATGCTGCCTGATGGGTCACTGAAGATCACTGGGGCTCGTAGTGATGATATTGGcaactatacatgtaatgtaacatCATCTGGTGGAAATGATGACAGAACTGCTAGACTGGAAGTCATTg AACTGCCATATGCACCTGGATATGTGCAAGCCAGACTAAGTGAGACTCAAGCAAGGACAATAGATGTTGTCTGGTCACCATCTTACAATGGAAATCAACCACTTATCAGATTTATTGTACAAATGAAGGAAAACA ACAAAGATTGGCAAGTAGTACTGTCTAATGTAGGACCTGTCTCTCCATCGGTATCCATACCAAACTTAACACCAGCTTGGACATATGCATTTAAAGTGTGTGCTGTGAACGGTGTTGGTGAAGGACCATACAGTCTACCAAGTAGTAATGTTACTTTACCAGAAGAAC CTCCTGATGCAGCACCTCAAGGTGTAGTTGCATCACCCAGATCAAAATCGTCAATCATGATGCAATGGCAG CCACCACCGGAAGAGAAACTAAATGGTGTGTTGCTAGGTTACAGGATACAGTTCAAGCTTACTGGCTACACTATGGCATTTTATGATGAACATGATATCACCAACCCAGACCAACTCTCCTATGAATTGGCAGAACTCATTACATGGAGTAGTTACACCATAAGAATAGCAGCCTACAACTCAGAAGGACCTGGTGTGTATAGTGCAGAAATTGAAGTACGAACAGCAGAGGGAG TTCCCACTCAGGCTCCTAGATCATTCTCCAGCCATGCTGTCAATTCCACAAGTGTCAAATACATATGGACTCCTCCAGAAGCACAGTTTATCTTTGGAGTCAATCAAGGTTACAAG ATGATGGCTTGGGAAGATAGCAACCCAGACTTCAAATTCGCTGTAACCATAGCACCTAACCCATTGGAACCTATACAGGAAGGGTATGTGACAGGTTTAAAAAAGTACACCAGGTATTTTACATCAGTCCTTTGTTACACAAGAGCTGGAGACGGGCCTGACAGTGATCCAAATCCCGTAGTGACATTTCAAGACA TACCTGGTCCTGTTGGAGATCTATCATTTTCAGAGATCTATGATTCATCACTGAAAGTAAGCTGGTCACCACCTGAAGAGAAAAATGGCATTTTGGAAA GTTACTTTGTTGGTGTACAGGAATACAATAATTCAGCCACTTTTAGGGACAATGAAGTAGCACCAGATAAGGTATCATATACAGTGACTGGTTTAACAGCTTTGACCACCTATGAAATAATGGTATGGGCCAAAACACAGTATGGACCAGGTCCAAAAGTCACATCAACCATTTCATCTGGTGTTCCACCAG AGCTACCAACCAAGCCCATCAACCTAGCTGTGTCTAATGTCCAAGCCTACTCTGTAATGCTGCAGTATACACCTGGCTATGATGGCAAAACCAGTATCAACACATGGAAAGTAGAAGCACAAATCAATGGTGCAACTCAATGGGAAAACATCTATAACCATCACGACCCTGATGCATATGCATTTGAAATACCACAACTTAAACCTTTCAGCAAATATCGATTCAGACTCACAGCTATCAATGTTGTTGGTGCCAGCTATCCTAGTGAACCATCCAGAGAAATTGAAACACAACAAGATG TGCCTGCAACACCTCCAGAATCTGTGATTGTCAGAGCTGCTAGtgaaacatcattgacagtgagATGGATT CCACTTGCTACAGATCAGTGGAATGGAAGACCCCTTGGTTATCGAGTAGCTTGGAGGCACACTTCGTCTGTCCATAAACGGGCCGCTAACTCCTTCCAATATGCTGACATTGATGATCACATTGGCGGTACATACACCATTGAAGATCTGGGGGAATGGACTGAGTATGAAGTCAAAGTACGGGCTTACAATGAGAAGGGAAATGGACCATATAGTGAGGTGACAAAAGAAAAAACAAGAGATTCAG TTCCTAGTGCTGGTCCAGCTAATGTCACAGCAGAAGCTCTTGATTCTAccactatacatgtaacatgggaTGATGTACCACTCAGTGATCAAAATGGAAAATTGCTTGGTTACAAA GTTTTGTACTGTGAGAGTTTAAGTGATATATGTGAGTCTATTGACCTTAATGACAATTCAAGTCGAAGTGCTGATCTTACAGAGCTGAGAAAATATGTTCAGTATGACATCCAAATCCTTGCCTACACTAGGATTGGTAATGGTGAACTCAGTAAGCCACCAGTGAGAGTCCGCACTGAAGGAGATg TTCCAGGACCAGTAACAGGAATCCTGTTCCCGACAGTGACCTACACAAGCCTTACTGTGTTATGGGAAGAACCAACAGAACCCAATGGTGTCATTACAGGTTACAGAGTAACATACAGGAAGAACACTGAAACCAGAATCCTGGCCTCTGAAGATTTATCAGCTACTGAGTACAACCTGCATGTGTCAGGCCTCGCTCCTGATACTTACTACCTGTTTACTATCACTGCTCTTAGTGGACTTGGCTGGGGAGAACCAACACAAGCATTGGTTTTAACTGTAACAACTAGAA ACACACCGCAGGCTCCAACAGATTTGCTGGTCCCTCAGGTTGATGTAAATAGTCGTAATGTAACTTTGATATGGGTATGGAAGGTGGAAAACAACGGCAACTCCCCAATACGTAGATACACCGTACAGTACAAACAATTTGGTCAATCATGGGTGACACACTCCAGCAATGTGCCTGTCACAGCTACATCATATCTTATTGACAA gttaCGTCCATACATGGTTTACCAATTCCGTATACGTGCCCACAATGATGTAGGTGCTAGTCCCTACAGTCTACCAACACCTAGTGTCACAACATTACAAGACT ACCCTGATGAAGCTCCAACTATTACTCAAGTCATTCCATACACTGCATCTTCAGTTCATGTGTACTGGCAG CCCCCTCCACAGGATAATTTGAATGGTATATTCCGTGGCTATAAGATTCAGTACAGACAACTAACTGATTCCAGCTACATGGAGCATGTGATAGAAAACCAGGGTACTGGACAGTTTGAACTCAAAGACCTGACTATGTTTGCATGGTATGAAATAGTAATGAGAATTGTCAATAGAATTGGTGATGGTCCGGCCAGTCCACCAGAGACTATCTACGCAGGAGAAGCTG TTCCTACTGCTCCTCCAAGGAGTGTGTCAGCTTCTGTACAAGGACCCACTCAGATCAAAGTAATGTGGGAGCAGCCATCAGAGGAGTCTCAGAATGGAGGTCTACAAGGTTATAAGATTTACTACTGGGTATTTGGTGATAACAATGGACTAGAAAAAATGCAGTCTGTCACAAAAGCAGAAACAAAAGAAGTTATGCTTGATCGACTTGACAGCTACACAACATATGAAATGCAAGTGCTATGCTTTAATGCTGCTGGAGATGGACCTAGGAGTACACCACCATTGAGAGCCAGAACAGATCAGACAG TGCCTGGAGCCCCTGGTGCACTGGTATTTACCAAGATTACCATGAATGCTGTCAATGTGACATGGACTATTCCACAGAGACCAAATGGGGAACTATTAGGATACCAAGTCATATATCAACCGTTAGAACCTATTGAAG GTACTAGTAAAATCATCACAGTTGACATTGATGGAGGCAAGAGGACATATTTGTGGGCTACTGAGTTGGCAGAGAGAAAATGGTATATCTTTAGTGTAAGTGCTAAAACTAAGGAAGGCTATGGACCAGAACGAAGAGGTAACGTCACCACAGGACCACAACCAG GAGCACCAAGTGCACCGAGGTCTCTTAGAATGAGGTCTACTGACAGTGCTGTCATAATATCATGGACTGTACCAAATGATACTGGAGCCTCTCCACTGATAGGCTATGTCATTGAAGGCTATCCTACACCAAATGATGGCAGAGAGG GTATGGAAACATGGGAAGAAGTTGCAGGTGGTATATCTCCACAAGCTACCACATATACTATCAGTTATCGTAATCTGAGAGCAAACCATAGGTATAGGTTCCGTGTGATGGCTGTCAATTCACACAGCTATAGTTTACCAAGTGCTGAATCTCCAGTATCTGATAGCA taAAATATTATTCTCCAATCTATGAGGAGCATTGGTTTTTAATTGTAATAGCAGCTGTTGGCTTACTAGTGATATTGATGCTAGTAATATTGTTGTGTGTACTTGGAAGAAATAGAAGATATAGGG GTAAAAGGAGAAAAGGAAATAATCTACATGGTGAAGTGAATGCTACTGTGGAGCATGATGATGGTGGATTTGGTACATTTGAACTAAATGCCAGAAGAAGCATGAAAAAAGACAGTACATACGCAAA ACCACCGAGACCAAGTCCAGCCAGCATTGCGTATTCAGATGAAGAACCTACCAAGTATGATGACCAGGACAGTAGTAGTCTGACAGAAAAACCATCATCACTGGGTGATTCAACAGAGTCAGAT GCCAGTGAAAGTGAAGCTGAAAGTGATGTCAAAGACCCACATTCCTTTGTTAATCACTACGCCAATGATCCAATGCGGCAATCATGGAAACGTCAGAGACCAACTAAAGCATACAGTTACACTGATAGTGAACCTGACGTGTATTCTAATGGCGCAGTTACAATATCCAACGGTATGCTACACATGCAGGCTGGATCAAGGGCACCCCTTCCTGGATTTTCATCATTTGTATAA